One genomic segment of Kiritimatiella glycovorans includes these proteins:
- a CDS encoding endonuclease/exonuclease/phosphatase family protein: protein MTDRRVFHDTMRLLLYNIRYGTGPNRFFLPCGGYLGDSTRNIEAISDFVASCEPDVAGLVEVDEGSFRTGHRNQAEQMAARLGHYHIYRSKYHAEGWTRFIPVMNKQGNAFLTRDSIEPVFHYFKRGMKKLIIELELENVVIFLVHLALQFRTRHQQLAELYNLVERTEKPVIVAGDFNALWGENEIDLFLGATRLTSANENRVPTFPSWKPRRHLDFILHSPEIHSVRFDVPQVELSDHLPLVWDFEVEPQRATP from the coding sequence TTGACTGATCGCAGAGTCTTTCACGACACCATGCGACTGCTTCTCTACAACATACGATACGGCACGGGTCCGAACCGGTTCTTCCTGCCGTGCGGCGGTTACCTGGGTGACTCCACGCGCAATATCGAAGCCATCTCCGATTTTGTCGCCTCCTGCGAACCGGATGTGGCGGGTCTGGTGGAGGTGGACGAAGGTTCGTTCCGCACGGGACACCGGAACCAGGCGGAGCAGATGGCGGCCCGGCTGGGCCATTACCATATCTATCGCTCGAAGTACCATGCGGAGGGCTGGACGCGCTTCATCCCGGTCATGAATAAGCAGGGCAATGCCTTCCTCACGCGTGACTCGATCGAACCGGTATTTCACTACTTCAAGCGGGGCATGAAGAAGCTGATCATCGAACTCGAACTCGAGAACGTCGTCATCTTCCTGGTCCACCTCGCCCTGCAGTTCCGGACGCGCCACCAGCAGCTCGCCGAGCTGTACAACCTGGTCGAGCGGACCGAAAAACCCGTCATCGTGGCCGGTGATTTCAATGCGTTGTGGGGCGAAAACGAGATTGATCTCTTCCTCGGCGCGACCCGGCTGACCAGCGCCAACGAGAACCGGGTGCCGACGTTCCCGAGCTGGAAGCCGCGCCGCCACCTTGATTTTATTCTCCACAGCCCTGAAATACATTCCGTCCGATTCGACGTGCCGCAGGTGGAACTCTCCGACCATCTTCCGCTCGTCTGGGATTTCGAGGTCGAACCTCAACGTGCGACGCCATGA
- a CDS encoding beta-L-arabinofuranosidase domain-containing protein, with protein MMRGIRVIGLMVAVLGWGTGVMSAAERPVPVFEELPFGTVRPGGWIQAQLERDAATGVLPDFDKFCTAVQRRVFASKAGAPKGQNSTEYWFYDGAHEGYWMDSLARASILSQDEALLEKAEDFVNYLLESQEENGYLGVYPPELRLSHVGDDEEFCTAGWTYMGLLAWYEGTGDARVLEAVERAMGWYMDHYNRGKQSYFSRPEVPFVSGPVSHGLVLTEVAHTLYRITGNEAYRDYMLWIYEDFEQGNAGGDDIKLKRLLDPTRAATQHGVHWTEQLRIPVWAWYATGDPKYREAAEAAWDKTREALLPSFCVMSDEGVGRERRLPTPETAYEYCDTMELTASALYTAEKTGESRFADLAERCFFNAAQAGRLPDGTANSYFTIDNRYAMPPEPATRFRHNAGHYWYRPVQGPPCCSFLMFRIAPYYTKMMWMKTADGGGLAAVAYGPSRVSTKVNGTGVTIREETDYPFSDTIRFTVEVERPVSFELWLRRPGWARREGEAREALTPEAALLRDRTRAHRASQADMTVTAPDAAIRKDGDYWVVSKQWKSGHTVTVEFSPVVEKALAANGEYALRRGSLVYALSIPAEETCLQVWKTGGAGEVITPGEALGGLEETVIEADPDSRLQSRKYTPKEGAEWTYWIHAVPHGKGARQDFEPVALEGDPLNPWEEPTCGLRGRMVNGAGEEIPLTLVPMGSTILRRTTFPKDNP; from the coding sequence ATGATGCGAGGGATTCGAGTCATCGGATTGATGGTTGCGGTGCTGGGTTGGGGGACGGGCGTGATGAGCGCGGCGGAGCGACCGGTTCCGGTCTTTGAAGAACTCCCGTTCGGAACGGTACGGCCGGGGGGATGGATTCAGGCTCAACTGGAGCGCGATGCCGCGACGGGTGTGCTCCCGGATTTCGACAAGTTCTGCACCGCCGTGCAGCGCCGCGTCTTCGCCTCGAAGGCCGGCGCGCCGAAGGGACAGAACTCAACGGAATACTGGTTCTACGACGGGGCGCACGAAGGGTACTGGATGGATTCGCTGGCCCGGGCTTCGATTCTCTCACAGGACGAGGCGCTGCTGGAGAAGGCGGAGGATTTCGTGAACTACCTCCTCGAAAGCCAGGAGGAGAACGGGTATCTCGGCGTCTATCCCCCCGAACTCCGGCTCAGCCATGTGGGCGATGACGAGGAGTTCTGTACGGCCGGCTGGACGTATATGGGCTTACTGGCCTGGTACGAGGGCACCGGCGATGCGCGGGTGCTCGAGGCCGTGGAGCGGGCGATGGGGTGGTACATGGATCACTACAACCGCGGGAAACAATCGTATTTTTCTCGACCGGAGGTCCCCTTCGTTTCCGGACCGGTCTCCCACGGACTGGTGCTGACCGAAGTGGCCCATACGCTCTATCGCATCACCGGCAACGAGGCGTATCGGGACTATATGCTGTGGATCTATGAGGATTTCGAACAGGGGAACGCGGGGGGCGATGACATCAAGCTGAAGCGCCTGCTGGATCCGACCCGCGCGGCCACCCAGCACGGGGTTCACTGGACCGAGCAGCTCCGTATTCCGGTCTGGGCCTGGTACGCCACCGGGGACCCGAAATACCGGGAGGCCGCGGAGGCGGCCTGGGATAAGACGCGCGAAGCGCTCCTCCCCTCCTTCTGCGTGATGAGTGACGAAGGCGTAGGGCGCGAACGCCGGCTGCCGACGCCGGAGACGGCCTACGAGTACTGTGACACGATGGAGCTGACGGCCTCCGCGCTCTACACGGCCGAAAAGACCGGCGAGTCCCGGTTCGCGGATCTCGCGGAACGCTGTTTCTTCAACGCAGCCCAGGCGGGGCGCCTTCCGGATGGGACGGCCAACAGCTACTTCACCATCGACAACCGCTACGCGATGCCCCCCGAACCGGCCACGCGGTTTCGCCACAACGCGGGTCATTACTGGTATCGTCCCGTGCAGGGGCCTCCGTGCTGCTCCTTTCTCATGTTCCGTATCGCCCCGTACTACACGAAGATGATGTGGATGAAGACAGCCGATGGCGGGGGATTGGCGGCCGTCGCCTACGGACCGAGCCGGGTGTCCACGAAGGTGAACGGCACGGGGGTGACGATTCGCGAGGAAACCGACTATCCGTTCAGCGACACCATCCGCTTTACGGTCGAGGTCGAGCGTCCCGTGTCGTTTGAGCTGTGGCTGCGCCGGCCCGGTTGGGCGCGGCGGGAAGGGGAGGCGCGGGAGGCCCTGACGCCGGAGGCCGCGCTGTTGCGCGACCGCACCCGGGCGCATAGGGCCTCGCAGGCCGATATGACCGTTACGGCCCCGGACGCCGCGATCCGGAAAGACGGTGATTACTGGGTGGTCTCGAAACAGTGGAAATCCGGCCATACCGTGACGGTCGAGTTCAGTCCCGTCGTGGAAAAGGCGCTCGCGGCGAACGGGGAATACGCCCTGCGCCGCGGTTCCCTCGTATATGCCCTGAGCATTCCCGCGGAAGAGACATGCCTCCAGGTGTGGAAGACCGGGGGCGCGGGCGAGGTGATTACCCCGGGCGAGGCCCTGGGTGGTCTGGAGGAAACGGTCATCGAGGCCGATCCCGACTCACGACTGCAAAGCAGGAAGTATACGCCGAAGGAAGGGGCGGAGTGGACCTACTGGATTCATGCCGTTCCCCACGGCAAGGGGGCCCGCCAAGATTTCGAACCCGTCGCACTGGAGGGGGACCCTCTGAATCCGTGGGAAGAGCCGACGTGCGGATTGCGGGGTCGGATGGTCAATGGCGCGGGAGAAGAGATCCCGCTGACCCTCGTGCCGATGGGGTCGACCATCCTGCGCCGCACGACGTTTCCGAAAGACAATCCATAG
- a CDS encoding carbohydrate kinase family protein, whose protein sequence is MSESLPGVVVAGLTCLDLAPKFRAETGNDMATLFRPGKLIPMDDCHLSLGGPVPNTGIGLAKLGFDVSLCGKTGDDVLSTTLRAILGEERSRSMTLDPEGTSSYTVVLAVPGRDRIFLHHEGVNATFGAEDIDWSAVESAGLFHLGYPPAMKRLYRDDGAELAVIMRRAKELGATTSLDMSLPAAGTEAGELDWTSVLRNVLPHVDLFLPSIEELAYMLDRDLFHRRESEAEDGDPVRAYQPDDYGALSDSALEWGAAAVTLKSGECGFYLRTAGADRWANLGRVRPGDTRAWSGRELWGPSYRADPVVSATGSGDSSIAGFLSAFMRGFGPEEAVQAANIVGWQNVRAMDALSGLEAWPATLQYMEDHTRPRNPLELDPASWSWSERHQIFHGPHDQETR, encoded by the coding sequence ATGAGCGAATCTCTTCCCGGAGTGGTTGTAGCGGGGCTTACCTGCCTTGATCTCGCGCCGAAATTCCGCGCCGAAACGGGCAACGATATGGCGACCCTGTTCCGGCCGGGCAAACTGATTCCGATGGACGATTGCCATCTGAGTCTCGGAGGCCCGGTGCCGAACACCGGGATCGGGCTGGCCAAACTGGGATTTGATGTAAGTCTGTGCGGAAAGACCGGCGACGACGTGTTGAGCACCACGCTGCGGGCGATTCTCGGGGAAGAGCGCAGCCGGTCGATGACCCTCGACCCCGAGGGAACTTCGTCGTACACCGTCGTGCTCGCCGTGCCCGGCCGGGACCGTATTTTCCTCCATCACGAGGGCGTGAACGCCACCTTCGGTGCGGAGGATATCGATTGGTCCGCCGTAGAATCGGCGGGGCTCTTCCATCTGGGTTATCCCCCCGCGATGAAGCGGTTGTATCGGGATGACGGCGCGGAACTCGCCGTGATTATGCGTCGCGCGAAGGAACTCGGGGCGACGACCAGCCTGGACATGTCCCTGCCCGCCGCCGGGACTGAGGCGGGTGAGCTGGATTGGACATCGGTACTTCGGAATGTCCTGCCGCACGTCGACCTCTTTCTGCCGAGTATTGAAGAACTCGCCTACATGCTCGACCGCGATCTCTTTCATCGCAGGGAATCCGAGGCGGAGGACGGCGACCCCGTGCGGGCGTATCAACCGGATGATTATGGTGCGCTTTCCGATTCCGCCCTCGAATGGGGCGCCGCAGCCGTCACCCTCAAGAGCGGGGAGTGCGGATTTTACCTTCGAACCGCCGGGGCCGATCGCTGGGCGAACCTGGGCCGGGTGCGGCCCGGGGACACGCGGGCATGGTCCGGCCGGGAACTCTGGGGTCCCTCGTATCGCGCCGATCCGGTCGTCTCCGCGACGGGGTCGGGGGACTCCTCGATCGCCGGATTCCTCTCCGCCTTCATGCGCGGGTTCGGTCCGGAAGAGGCTGTTCAGGCCGCGAATATCGTAGGATGGCAGAACGTGCGTGCGATGGACGCTTTGAGTGGCCTGGAGGCCTGGCCCGCGACGCTGCAATACATGGAGGATCATACCCGGCCACGGAACCCCCTGGAACTCGATCCGGCGAGCTGGTCGTGGTCCGAGCGTCATCAGATATTTCACGGTCCGCACGATCAGGAAACGCGTTGA
- a CDS encoding D-lyxose/D-mannose family sugar isomerase: MKRSEINEILRESKAFFERMQFVLPPVAFWSPDEFRARGSEAREIIDCGIGWDLTDFGRGHFHEQGLTLFTLRNGVPGDARYPKPYAEKIMIVGENQLTLTHHHWKKTEDIINRGGGTLILRVHTAAEDETLSDDPVTFSKDGVMQTVPPGTDVRLEPGESITLTPRLYHSFWGEAGCGPVLVGEVSAVNDDHRDNAFLEPQLRFPEIEEDEPPLHLLVGDYPEGGGGAS; the protein is encoded by the coding sequence ATGAAACGATCTGAGATCAACGAAATCCTGCGCGAATCGAAGGCGTTCTTTGAACGCATGCAGTTCGTCCTCCCTCCGGTGGCCTTCTGGTCGCCCGACGAGTTTCGGGCGCGAGGTTCGGAGGCACGTGAAATCATCGACTGCGGGATCGGATGGGATTTGACCGATTTCGGGCGGGGCCACTTTCATGAACAGGGCCTGACGCTTTTTACGCTGCGCAACGGCGTGCCGGGCGACGCGCGCTACCCCAAGCCCTATGCTGAAAAAATTATGATCGTAGGCGAGAACCAGCTCACCCTCACGCACCACCACTGGAAGAAGACCGAGGACATCATCAATCGCGGGGGCGGGACCCTGATTCTCCGTGTTCACACGGCCGCGGAAGACGAGACTCTTTCGGATGATCCCGTGACGTTTTCCAAAGACGGCGTGATGCAGACCGTGCCGCCGGGGACCGACGTGAGGCTGGAGCCGGGCGAGAGCATTACCCTTACGCCACGGCTCTACCACAGTTTCTGGGGGGAGGCCGGCTGCGGACCGGTTCTGGTCGGCGAGGTGTCGGCGGTGAATGACGATCACCGCGACAACGCCTTTCTGGAACCCCAGCTCCGCTTTCCCGAAATCGAGGAAGATGAGCCGCCGCTGCATCTCCTGGTCGGCGATTACCCCGAAGGGGGCGGTGGGGCATCATGA
- the cls gene encoding cardiolipin synthase — protein sequence MYVLAGWDWMPTVHRLGGWLGVGWALHVTAFVLVCLHLLRDRREAAAAVLWIFIAWSFPVLGPLLYLSFGIDRIPAKGFAKHQHNQQFLAERRAREARALAHWQAVHEDASGVPEDGFVRELNLATEALAPDHPLMQGNEVRPLVSGDEAFPRMLESIRSARDHIHLQSFIIGNDATGREFLDALAEKADEGVEVRVLFDRFGSSRAVFGGLFRRYRRHPHLHVAGWTQANPLKRQFQVNLRNHRKVLIVDGRTAFTGGVNLSDANRTIDGRSPIRDYHFRCCGPIVQEIQFTFLRDWYFMTGESPDGLLTERYFPLLEPCGRSAVRMINGGPSSRQEVMADAFFLSIVSARRQVLAVTPYFVPNRDILRGLRSAALRGIDVRLIVPEKNNHYYAGMAGRALYEDLLDSGVRIFERPPPFIHAKALLVDGRCALIGTANMDIRSFRLNYESNFVVYDEHFVDVMKRIILEDESLSREIDLASWQRRPAYQRIQENLFSLMTPIL from the coding sequence GTGTACGTGCTCGCGGGGTGGGACTGGATGCCCACGGTTCATCGCCTGGGCGGCTGGCTCGGCGTGGGCTGGGCGCTTCATGTGACTGCCTTTGTGCTCGTGTGCCTGCATCTGCTGCGCGATCGCCGGGAGGCGGCCGCAGCCGTGCTGTGGATCTTCATCGCCTGGTCGTTTCCGGTCCTCGGCCCGCTGCTCTACCTGTCGTTCGGGATCGACCGCATCCCCGCCAAGGGGTTTGCGAAACATCAGCATAATCAGCAGTTTCTCGCCGAACGGCGCGCTCGCGAAGCCCGGGCTCTCGCGCACTGGCAGGCGGTTCACGAGGATGCGTCCGGGGTGCCGGAGGACGGCTTTGTACGTGAATTGAACCTGGCCACGGAGGCCCTCGCCCCGGACCACCCGCTGATGCAGGGCAACGAGGTCCGGCCGCTGGTGAGCGGCGACGAGGCGTTTCCCCGGATGCTGGAGTCGATCAGATCGGCCCGCGATCATATCCACCTGCAGAGCTTTATTATCGGGAATGACGCCACAGGGCGGGAGTTTCTCGATGCCCTCGCAGAGAAGGCGGACGAGGGGGTCGAGGTGCGGGTGCTCTTTGACCGGTTCGGCTCATCCCGCGCCGTGTTCGGGGGGCTGTTCCGCCGCTATCGCCGTCACCCCCACCTGCACGTTGCCGGTTGGACCCAGGCGAACCCGCTCAAACGCCAGTTCCAGGTCAATCTACGCAACCACCGTAAGGTCCTGATCGTCGACGGCCGGACCGCCTTCACGGGCGGTGTGAATCTCTCCGACGCCAACCGCACGATCGACGGCCGTTCCCCGATTCGCGATTACCATTTCAGGTGTTGCGGCCCGATCGTGCAGGAAATCCAGTTTACTTTCCTGCGTGACTGGTACTTCATGACCGGAGAATCCCCCGATGGCCTCCTGACGGAGCGCTACTTTCCACTGCTCGAACCCTGCGGCCGCTCGGCGGTCCGGATGATCAACGGCGGTCCTTCCTCCCGGCAGGAGGTTATGGCGGACGCCTTCTTTCTCTCCATCGTCTCCGCGCGCCGACAGGTCCTTGCGGTGACCCCGTACTTTGTTCCTAATCGCGATATCCTTCGCGGACTCCGTTCCGCGGCGCTGCGCGGCATCGACGTGCGCCTGATCGTGCCGGAGAAGAACAATCACTATTACGCCGGAATGGCCGGGCGCGCCCTGTATGAGGATCTGCTCGATTCAGGGGTGCGCATCTTTGAACGCCCCCCGCCGTTTATCCACGCCAAGGCCCTGCTGGTCGATGGGCGCTGCGCGCTGATCGGTACGGCCAACATGGATATCCGCAGCTTTCGTCTCAATTACGAGTCGAACTTTGTGGTCTATGACGAGCACTTCGTCGATGTCATGAAACGCATCATCCTGGAAGACGAGTCGCTCAGCCGAGAGATCGATCTCGCCTCCTGGCAGCGCCGACCCGCGTATCAACGTATTCAGGAAAACCTCTTTTCGCTGATGACGCCGATTCTGTGA
- a CDS encoding patatin-like phospholipase family protein: MKWPSFLKSGDDATRPRIGLALGSGAARGWAHIGVIDTLLDAGVDIHCVAGTSMGALVGGVYAGGGLEALRELALKMNWRDFLYYFVEPRIPRQGLIDGHHIERWLRERVPCRDIGEMAIPFAAVSTDLRTGSPHVFREGPLIEAIRASISLPGMFSPVACGDRLLVDGGLVNPVPVDVAHAMGADRVIAVEINSAPRWNERTGDDTPAWTQSPAAPPGNTFEKFRTAIDDLFSHRSSAAPSWLEQGEGPNLFEVLGLSIQIMEARICDARFRDHPPDLLIRPEMPGIQLLDFVKADRAIEAGRRAAGEILPRVRAW, translated from the coding sequence ATGAAGTGGCCGTCTTTCCTCAAGTCCGGAGATGACGCAACCCGCCCACGCATCGGGCTGGCCCTCGGCAGCGGGGCGGCACGCGGCTGGGCGCACATCGGGGTGATCGACACGCTCCTGGACGCAGGCGTGGACATCCACTGCGTGGCCGGCACCAGTATGGGCGCCCTGGTGGGCGGGGTCTACGCCGGGGGCGGACTGGAAGCCCTGCGGGAACTGGCGCTGAAGATGAACTGGCGCGATTTCCTCTACTACTTCGTCGAACCCCGCATTCCCCGTCAGGGCCTGATCGACGGGCACCACATCGAGCGCTGGCTCCGCGAGCGGGTGCCCTGCCGGGACATCGGTGAGATGGCTATCCCGTTTGCGGCGGTGAGCACGGACCTGCGGACCGGCTCGCCGCATGTCTTTCGCGAGGGGCCGCTCATCGAGGCGATACGGGCGAGCATCTCGCTTCCCGGCATGTTCTCTCCGGTGGCGTGCGGCGACCGCCTGCTGGTCGACGGCGGCCTGGTCAACCCTGTGCCGGTCGATGTGGCCCACGCCATGGGCGCCGACCGGGTGATTGCCGTCGAAATCAACTCCGCCCCGCGCTGGAACGAACGCACGGGCGACGATACACCTGCGTGGACCCAGTCCCCGGCTGCACCGCCGGGAAACACTTTTGAGAAGTTCCGCACCGCGATCGACGACCTCTTCTCCCACAGATCATCCGCGGCGCCATCCTGGCTCGAACAGGGTGAAGGCCCCAATCTGTTCGAAGTGCTCGGCCTGTCCATCCAGATCATGGAGGCCCGGATCTGCGACGCCCGTTTCCGCGACCACCCCCCGGACCTGCTCATCCGCCCCGAAATGCCCGGCATCCAGCTCCTCGATTTCGTCAAGGCCGACCGGGCGATCGAAGCGGGCCGGAGGGCCGCCGGCGAAATACTCCCCCGCGTCAGGGCGTGGTAG
- a CDS encoding GH39 family glycosyl hydrolase, with protein MKRRIRVILTGVALACGVFGAEAEEEILALGTMDGFYRNTAVLDRTLAKAMWLRDMPDWLQETDFPYPKKEADIEAPFADHLSVVRLLGGWHDPKLPPDRHNDPNDLVGRNDSGELFYRWDLLKARLDPYVTRGYDLTLVLDNVPYCLPDEPRKGTYGQAAPPSDFNEWQTFIREMCLELKRLYGASYANRLRFRMGTEMQDRRRFDGTYEEFLQTYDHAAAAVKEVLPGAKFGPFNRSMPHGNFDTFEGLVEGNVSIFDLAEHCANGTNRATGEIGAPFDFLARSFYYFSSNPKPGKFGNIHPDQRVPEFERLWETIEGIAPKHEGISREVHEYGPHLNTEGGVYGLDTGARGAAQNLHTIAEMKEVGCDRLWHWGIFEWIDGDHVLMQGHAWLYHVFERMRGGALYTVPVTASEDHGHTQKAMLSVKRDEAILVVANWNVDREKHESGELIVDLPGEVLPTRLKAAEQLVFNRETSVYDVIRRDLEAAGLLSEKHREHRGEPATVVSEGGYTVMAADRAEGRTFVRKNWDRYLGMMKDSLTRVPFDGMAVVEEGAPVWRQWFGGDPGSTMVTFHAECPSVTVVVFR; from the coding sequence ATGAAGCGGAGAATACGGGTCATATTGACGGGAGTTGCACTGGCTTGCGGAGTTTTCGGTGCGGAGGCGGAAGAGGAGATCCTGGCGCTCGGGACGATGGACGGGTTTTACCGCAACACGGCGGTCCTGGATCGCACCCTCGCCAAAGCCATGTGGTTACGGGATATGCCCGACTGGCTGCAGGAGACGGACTTCCCGTACCCGAAGAAGGAGGCCGACATCGAGGCGCCGTTTGCCGACCACCTGTCCGTCGTGCGACTGCTCGGCGGATGGCATGATCCCAAGCTCCCGCCCGACCGGCATAACGATCCGAACGACCTCGTCGGGCGGAATGATTCGGGCGAACTCTTTTACCGCTGGGACCTGCTCAAGGCGCGGCTGGATCCGTATGTTACACGCGGATATGACCTCACACTCGTGCTCGACAACGTCCCCTACTGCCTGCCCGACGAACCTCGCAAGGGGACGTACGGACAGGCCGCTCCGCCGTCCGATTTCAATGAATGGCAGACCTTTATCCGCGAGATGTGCCTGGAGTTGAAGCGGCTCTACGGGGCTTCGTACGCGAACCGTCTCCGGTTCCGCATGGGAACCGAGATGCAGGATCGGCGGCGCTTCGACGGGACGTATGAGGAGTTCCTGCAGACCTATGACCACGCCGCGGCCGCCGTGAAGGAGGTCCTGCCCGGGGCGAAGTTCGGGCCGTTCAACCGGTCGATGCCGCACGGGAACTTCGATACCTTCGAGGGCCTGGTCGAAGGGAACGTCAGCATCTTCGATCTGGCCGAGCACTGCGCGAACGGCACCAACCGCGCCACCGGAGAGATCGGGGCCCCGTTCGACTTCCTCGCGCGGTCGTTCTACTACTTCTCCAGCAATCCCAAGCCCGGCAAATTCGGCAACATCCATCCCGATCAGCGTGTGCCGGAATTCGAGCGGTTGTGGGAGACGATCGAAGGTATTGCGCCGAAGCACGAGGGTATCTCGCGCGAAGTGCATGAGTACGGACCGCACCTGAACACCGAGGGCGGCGTCTACGGACTCGATACCGGCGCGCGCGGGGCCGCCCAGAATCTGCATACCATAGCGGAGATGAAGGAAGTCGGCTGCGATCGCCTCTGGCACTGGGGCATCTTTGAGTGGATCGATGGCGATCACGTCCTGATGCAGGGGCACGCCTGGCTGTATCACGTGTTTGAACGGATGCGCGGAGGCGCGCTCTACACCGTTCCGGTCACCGCGTCCGAAGATCACGGCCATACGCAGAAAGCCATGCTCTCGGTAAAACGCGACGAAGCGATTCTCGTGGTCGCGAACTGGAACGTCGATCGGGAAAAACATGAATCCGGCGAACTGATCGTCGACCTTCCGGGCGAGGTTCTCCCGACGCGGCTGAAGGCTGCGGAGCAACTGGTCTTCAACCGTGAGACCTCGGTCTATGACGTGATCCGCCGCGACCTGGAGGCCGCGGGCCTGCTCTCGGAGAAACACAGGGAACACCGCGGAGAACCGGCGACCGTGGTCTCGGAAGGCGGCTATACCGTGATGGCTGCAGACCGCGCAGAGGGCCGGACGTTTGTCCGAAAGAACTGGGACCGCTATCTCGGCATGATGAAGGATTCGCTGACGCGGGTCCCGTTCGACGGCATGGCCGTGGTGGAGGAGGGGGCCCCTGTCTGGCGCCAGTGGTTCGGCGGCGATCCCGGCAGCACCATGGTTACATTCCACGCGGAATGCCCGTCTGTAACAGTCGTGGTGTTCCGGTAA
- a CDS encoding class II fructose-bisphosphate aldolase: protein MGLMRMDALLVEARRKRMAIGGFECWSSAGARAIAEAAAECRMPVIFQATRAEYELMGGAAAMKAIVECYVEQAGIDAALHLDHGASMEEVRTCLDGGFSSVMLDASRLPLEENIAASSEAAGAAHEASCSIEAELGHVGGFEGDLEEVDDEQAGLTDPEEAERFVAETGIDCLAVGIGTVHGEYRREPNLDLDRLARIADRVPLPLVLHGGSGVTDELLLQAIERGIAKINICTDIHKVWIAAVTAARETRTPSLAGRYYEPAQEALKTSIAGIIQKFANGKSW, encoded by the coding sequence ATGGGATTGATGCGGATGGACGCGTTGCTCGTGGAAGCGCGCAGAAAGAGGATGGCGATCGGGGGATTCGAGTGCTGGAGCAGTGCCGGTGCGCGCGCGATCGCCGAGGCGGCGGCCGAGTGCCGCATGCCGGTGATCTTCCAGGCCACGCGTGCGGAATATGAATTGATGGGTGGCGCCGCGGCGATGAAGGCGATCGTCGAATGCTACGTCGAACAGGCCGGGATCGACGCCGCCCTGCATCTGGATCACGGGGCCTCGATGGAAGAAGTGCGCACCTGCCTGGACGGCGGATTCAGCTCGGTCATGCTCGACGCCTCACGCCTGCCGCTGGAAGAGAATATCGCCGCCTCGAGCGAGGCGGCCGGGGCGGCGCACGAAGCCTCGTGTTCAATCGAGGCCGAGCTCGGCCATGTAGGCGGGTTCGAGGGCGATCTCGAAGAGGTCGACGACGAGCAGGCGGGCCTGACCGATCCGGAGGAGGCGGAACGCTTCGTCGCCGAGACCGGGATCGATTGTCTCGCCGTCGGCATCGGTACCGTGCACGGGGAGTACCGGCGCGAACCGAACCTCGACCTCGACCGCCTCGCTCGTATTGCCGATCGCGTGCCGCTTCCGCTCGTCCTGCACGGCGGCTCTGGCGTGACGGACGAACTCCTTCTTCAGGCGATCGAGCGCGGCATCGCGAAGATCAATATCTGCACGGATATTCATAAGGTCTGGATCGCCGCCGTGACCGCGGCGCGGGAAACGCGGACGCCCTCGCTCGCGGGACGTTATTACGAGCCCGCTCAGGAGGCCCTGAAGACGTCGATCGCGGGGATCATTCAGAAGTTTGCCAATGGAAAATCATGGTAG